The Shinella zoogloeoides genome includes a region encoding these proteins:
- a CDS encoding CbbQ/NirQ/NorQ/GpvN family protein — translation MNVMLKAARADIPAYSPSGNECALFETAWTRQLPLLLKGPTGCGKTRFVSHMAARLGLPLSTVSCHDDLSAADLTGRYLLKGGDTVWVDGPLTRAVREGGVCYLDEIVEARKDVAVVLHPLTDDRRILPLERTGEVLEAPAGFMLVVSYNPGYQNLLKALKPSTRQRFVAIEFDFLPKAAEIAVVATESGLDEARVAPLVALAHRLRALKGHDLEEGVSTRLLVYCACLIDSGMTVREAVRAAMIEPLTDEPDVRTALLEIADAMIR, via the coding sequence ATGAACGTGATGCTCAAGGCCGCGCGCGCCGACATCCCCGCCTACAGCCCCTCCGGCAACGAATGCGCCCTGTTCGAGACCGCCTGGACGCGGCAGCTTCCGCTGCTCCTGAAGGGACCGACGGGCTGCGGCAAGACCCGCTTCGTCAGCCATATGGCCGCAAGGCTCGGCCTGCCGCTCTCCACCGTCTCCTGCCATGACGACCTTTCGGCTGCCGACCTCACCGGCCGCTACCTGCTGAAGGGTGGCGATACCGTCTGGGTCGACGGCCCGCTGACCCGCGCCGTGCGCGAGGGAGGCGTCTGCTACCTCGACGAGATCGTCGAAGCCCGCAAGGACGTCGCCGTGGTGCTCCATCCGCTCACCGACGACCGCCGCATCCTGCCGCTGGAGCGCACCGGCGAGGTGCTGGAAGCCCCCGCCGGCTTCATGCTCGTCGTCTCCTACAATCCCGGCTACCAGAACCTCCTGAAGGCGCTGAAGCCATCGACGCGCCAGCGCTTCGTCGCCATTGAGTTCGACTTCTTGCCGAAGGCGGCCGAGATCGCCGTCGTCGCCACGGAAAGCGGGCTGGACGAGGCGCGCGTCGCCCCGCTCGTCGCGCTCGCTCACCGGCTGCGCGCCCTCAAGGGCCACGATCTGGAGGAGGGCGTCTCCACGCGCCTTCTCGTCTATTGCGCCTGCCTCATCGACAGCGGCATGACGGTGCGCGAGGCGGTCCGCGCCGCCATGATCGAGCCGCTCACCGACGAGCCGGACGTCCGCACCGCGCTTCTCGAAATCGCCGACGCGATGATCCGCTGA
- a CDS encoding nitric-oxide reductase large subunit has product MKYQTQKVAMLYFYGALGLFLAQVAFGVLAGTIYVLPNTLSELLPFNIVRMIHTNALVVWLLMGFMGATYYMIPEETETELFSPKLAVLQFWLFFVAAGLTVVGYMFRIHEGREFLEQTFIAKVGIVVVVLMFLFNITMTALKGRKTTVINILLFGLWGLALFFLFAFYNPANLALDKMYWWYVIHLWVEGVWELIMASVLAFLMIKINGIDREVVEKWLYVIVGLALFSGILGTGHHYYWIGAPGYWQWIGSLFSTLEVAPFFTMVIFTFVMTWKAGRNHPNKAALLWSIGCSVMAFFGAGVWGFLHTLSSVNYYSHGTQVTAAHGHLAFFGAYVMLNLAMMAYAIPEIRGRQPYNQWLSIASFWIMCTAMSVMTFALTFAGVVQIHLQRVLGESFMDVQDQLALFYWVRLGSGAVVLVSALMFIWAVLVPGRERADSLTRMVQPAE; this is encoded by the coding sequence ATGAAATATCAGACACAGAAGGTCGCCATGCTGTATTTCTACGGCGCGCTCGGCCTGTTCCTCGCGCAGGTGGCCTTCGGGGTCCTCGCCGGCACGATCTACGTGCTGCCGAACACGCTCTCCGAGCTCCTGCCCTTCAACATCGTGCGCATGATCCACACCAATGCGCTCGTCGTGTGGCTGCTCATGGGCTTCATGGGCGCGACCTACTACATGATCCCGGAGGAGACCGAGACCGAGCTGTTCAGCCCGAAGCTCGCCGTCCTCCAGTTCTGGCTGTTCTTCGTGGCGGCGGGGCTGACGGTCGTCGGCTATATGTTCCGCATCCATGAGGGCCGCGAATTCCTCGAGCAGACCTTCATCGCCAAGGTCGGCATCGTCGTCGTCGTGCTGATGTTCCTCTTCAACATCACCATGACCGCGCTGAAGGGCCGCAAGACCACGGTCATCAACATCCTGCTGTTCGGCCTGTGGGGCCTTGCGCTCTTCTTCCTCTTCGCCTTCTACAATCCGGCGAACCTCGCGCTCGACAAGATGTACTGGTGGTACGTCATCCATCTGTGGGTCGAGGGCGTCTGGGAGCTGATCATGGCCTCCGTGCTCGCCTTCCTGATGATCAAGATCAACGGCATCGACCGCGAGGTCGTGGAAAAGTGGCTCTACGTCATCGTCGGCCTCGCCCTCTTCTCGGGTATCCTCGGCACCGGCCACCATTATTACTGGATCGGCGCGCCGGGCTACTGGCAGTGGATAGGCTCGCTATTCTCGACGCTGGAAGTGGCGCCCTTCTTCACCATGGTCATCTTCACCTTCGTGATGACCTGGAAGGCGGGCCGCAACCATCCGAACAAGGCGGCGCTGCTCTGGTCGATCGGCTGCTCGGTCATGGCCTTCTTCGGCGCGGGCGTCTGGGGCTTCCTGCACACACTGTCGTCGGTGAACTACTACAGCCACGGCACGCAGGTCACCGCCGCGCACGGGCACCTCGCTTTCTTCGGCGCCTATGTGATGCTGAATCTCGCCATGATGGCCTATGCGATCCCCGAGATCCGCGGCCGCCAGCCCTACAACCAGTGGCTCTCGATCGCCTCGTTCTGGATCATGTGCACGGCCATGTCTGTCATGACCTTCGCGCTCACCTTCGCGGGCGTCGTGCAGATCCACCTGCAGCGCGTGCTCGGCGAAAGCTTCATGGACGTGCAGGACCAGCTCGCGCTGTTCTACTGGGTCCGCCTCGGCTCGGGCGCCGTCGTCCTCGTCTCGGCGCTGATGTTCATCTGGGCGGTGCTGGTGCCCGGCCGCGAGCGTGCCGACAGCCTCACCCGGATGGTCCAGCCGGCCGAGTGA
- a CDS encoding c-type cytochrome, producing MAERLTKTGARNVFYGGSIFFFTIFVGLTAHSHYYMRTTSTDEATLSDSVTRGKHVWEKNACINCHTLLGEGAYFAPELGNVWKRYGGAEDPEGAREAFKAWMAAQPSGAEGRRQMPQFNLTEQELNDLADFLEWTSRIKTQNWPPNDAG from the coding sequence ATGGCAGAGCGCCTAACCAAGACCGGGGCCCGCAACGTCTTCTATGGCGGGTCCATCTTCTTCTTCACGATCTTCGTGGGGCTTACGGCCCACTCGCACTATTACATGCGCACCACCTCGACGGACGAGGCGACGCTCTCCGACAGCGTCACCCGCGGCAAGCACGTCTGGGAAAAGAACGCCTGTATCAACTGCCACACGCTGCTCGGTGAAGGCGCCTATTTCGCGCCCGAGCTCGGCAATGTGTGGAAGCGCTACGGCGGCGCGGAGGACCCGGAGGGTGCGCGCGAGGCCTTCAAGGCCTGGATGGCCGCCCAGCCGAGCGGGGCGGAGGGCCGGCGGCAGATGCCGCAGTTCAACCTCACCGAACAGGAACTCAACGATCTTGCCGACTTCCTCGAATGGACGAGCAGGATCAAGACCCAGAACTGGCCGCCGAACGATGCCGGCTGA
- a CDS encoding cytochrome C oxidase subunit IV family protein, which produces MTRQAREQFIATLAMLLTLAAGGAFVGGLSGGLLVPVAAVLVMAYAKGRLVILDFMELRANRGFMRSALLAWPATLLSLALVRALAINLIG; this is translated from the coding sequence ATGACCCGACAGGCCCGCGAACAGTTTATCGCCACCCTCGCCATGCTGCTGACGCTCGCCGCCGGCGGTGCCTTCGTCGGCGGGCTTTCGGGCGGGCTGCTGGTGCCGGTCGCCGCCGTGCTCGTCATGGCCTATGCGAAGGGCCGCCTCGTCATCCTCGATTTCATGGAACTGCGGGCGAACCGCGGCTTCATGCGCTCGGCGCTGCTCGCCTGGCCGGCGACGCTGCTGTCCCTCGCGCTCGTGCGCGCGCTCGCCATCAACTTGATCGGCTGA
- a CDS encoding cytochrome c oxidase subunit 3, whose protein sequence is MTAANDLGTAATKVESGEADSLLLWILVWSELAVFGALLVAFMVLTVLDPQGAALFRAHLHPGLAAANTIILVLSGWQAALAVRLSAGERAARRPLVLAALLGFAFAVVKAFEYTLEVKAGVGGLGTLAELYFLVTGFHLLHVVFGAAVLLLVARRPSRGNVVMIATLWHAIDLVWLVMFPIIYLT, encoded by the coding sequence ATGACGGCAGCGAATGATCTCGGCACGGCGGCAACGAAGGTGGAGAGCGGGGAAGCGGATTCCCTGCTTTTATGGATTCTGGTCTGGAGCGAACTTGCCGTCTTCGGGGCGCTGCTCGTCGCCTTCATGGTGTTGACGGTGCTCGATCCGCAAGGGGCGGCGCTGTTTCGCGCCCATCTTCATCCGGGGCTTGCGGCCGCGAACACCATCATACTCGTGCTGAGCGGCTGGCAGGCGGCGCTGGCGGTGCGGCTCAGCGCCGGGGAAAGGGCGGCTCGCCGTCCCCTCGTCCTGGCGGCGCTGCTCGGCTTCGCCTTCGCCGTGGTGAAGGCCTTCGAATATACGCTCGAAGTGAAGGCGGGTGTCGGCGGTCTCGGCACGCTTGCCGAACTCTATTTCCTCGTCACCGGCTTCCACCTGCTGCATGTCGTCTTCGGCGCGGCGGTCCTGCTTCTCGTCGCCCGGCGGCCGTCGCGCGGCAATGTCGTGATGATCGCGACGCTCTGGCACGCGATCGATCTCGTCTGGCTGGTCATGTTCCCCATCATCTATCTGACGTGA
- a CDS encoding TonB-dependent receptor domain-containing protein, translated as MAKAGGIDKRHGSRTTRWALLASTVLASVAMTPAEAVAQQKTSRVSMETRGVAFSIPAQPLPDALDAFIRATGWQVGYSASALSGKRSQAVSGQMPPAAALRRLIAGSGLSVRMTGPTTAALVDLQATGTIDGAAADADGSTVLEAITVDGARTGNGADDPYVASDSSAYITGDQIERYRGASPADILKGAPGVYSGQSRASGGIDANIRGLQGQGRVPVTVDGAQNSTAMYRGYQGIANSTFIDPDFIGGVAVEKGPSTSATGAGAIGGMVSMRTLNADDIIPEGENFGARMKIEGSSNTTSPWTSLSKRHLALSGERDTAGYLWTLPGSKVDRPGLFDINSGSASLVLAGRSENVDILGGFSRRVSGNYHAGRNGSGAPSPAACDDAAGRDCALDWYEKGLSIYLPGEEVLNTSQDIYSGLLKGTFRFGDDHTLELGYSLYDSTFGEQYATELATDSDSTYQRNPSHIRVDTLTSRYHWDPESDLVDLKWNLWGSWLDEETQAVDGTITKESQMRGTDLSNTSRFQTSFGDISLQYGLSYLHEETRPLDVGGNVAPRNGERWEASAFTNAGWQALDWLKLDGGLRYHRFESRNNAPGNTDPVQTDDALDYSSTLTVTPLEGWNVYGSYKNAARLPSLFESAGGFATVVDPNLRPETSKTWEFGTNLTREGVFDGDDSLRLKVGYFDSTIDDYINRTRVNSTTMRIRNIEQAKFSGVDLSARYERGGFTAELGGSYYTNVEYCVTVATCANSSLASDYATNYVPPEYQVNLTLTQTLLDERLSLSSRFSHIGPRAAGAQAPGQGGASLIAQIPWKPYTIVDVWASYKLTDYATLSLAVENLTDVYYVEPLSLTRVPSPGRTIRVSLTTDLSASSLEGALGLDDADTYDWTGFHAGLHAGTGLTSFQMADFSQNGMNPQNYSFGDTSGYAAGFQMGYDYQLANNVVLGVGGEFSWSNTHKDMVITGIQGGEVDTNWFAGVHGRIGYAIGDILIFGKAGYAVADMDGKYKRARRIAGQLVWSEASDNSRFSGWTAGGGIEYALSDKVTVTGEYSFANLSHGSFETPELNGIAYRWKGKPRMDQIKLGVNYRF; from the coding sequence ATGGCGAAAGCCGGTGGTATCGACAAGAGGCATGGCAGCAGGACGACCCGTTGGGCGCTTCTGGCGTCGACGGTATTGGCGAGCGTTGCGATGACGCCCGCCGAGGCGGTCGCCCAGCAGAAGACGAGCCGCGTCTCCATGGAGACCAGGGGCGTTGCCTTCTCCATCCCGGCCCAGCCCTTGCCCGATGCGCTCGATGCCTTCATTCGCGCGACCGGCTGGCAGGTCGGCTATTCCGCAAGCGCGCTTTCCGGCAAGCGCTCGCAGGCGGTTTCCGGGCAGATGCCGCCCGCCGCGGCGCTGCGACGGCTGATCGCCGGCAGCGGCCTCTCGGTGCGCATGACCGGCCCGACGACCGCGGCGCTGGTCGATCTCCAGGCGACGGGCACCATCGACGGCGCGGCAGCCGATGCGGACGGATCGACGGTGCTCGAGGCCATCACGGTCGACGGCGCCCGCACCGGCAACGGCGCCGACGATCCCTATGTCGCATCGGATTCGAGCGCCTATATCACCGGCGACCAGATCGAGCGCTATCGCGGGGCGAGCCCCGCCGATATCCTGAAGGGCGCGCCGGGCGTCTATTCGGGCCAGAGCCGCGCCAGCGGCGGCATCGACGCGAATATCCGCGGCCTGCAGGGCCAGGGCCGCGTTCCCGTCACCGTCGACGGCGCGCAGAACTCGACCGCGATGTACCGGGGCTATCAGGGCATTGCCAATTCGACCTTCATCGATCCCGATTTCATCGGCGGCGTCGCCGTCGAGAAGGGACCGAGCACCAGCGCGACCGGCGCCGGCGCCATCGGCGGCATGGTCAGCATGCGCACGCTGAATGCCGACGACATCATCCCGGAAGGCGAGAATTTCGGCGCGCGCATGAAGATCGAGGGCAGCAGCAACACGACCTCACCCTGGACGTCCCTGTCGAAGCGCCACCTGGCGCTCTCCGGTGAACGGGACACGGCCGGCTATCTCTGGACGCTGCCGGGAAGCAAGGTGGACCGTCCGGGCCTCTTCGACATCAATTCGGGCTCGGCGAGCCTCGTTCTCGCCGGACGGAGCGAGAATGTCGATATCCTGGGCGGCTTTTCGCGCCGCGTTTCCGGCAATTACCACGCGGGCAGGAACGGCAGCGGCGCGCCGAGCCCGGCGGCATGCGACGATGCCGCCGGCCGCGATTGCGCGCTCGACTGGTACGAGAAGGGCCTGTCGATCTATCTTCCGGGCGAGGAGGTCCTGAACACCTCGCAGGACATCTACTCCGGCCTGCTGAAAGGAACATTTCGCTTCGGCGACGACCATACGCTGGAACTCGGCTATTCGCTCTATGACAGCACCTTCGGCGAGCAATATGCCACGGAACTGGCGACCGACAGCGACTCGACCTACCAGCGCAATCCCTCCCATATCCGCGTCGATACCCTGACCAGCCGCTACCACTGGGACCCTGAAAGCGACCTCGTCGATCTCAAGTGGAACCTGTGGGGAAGCTGGCTCGACGAGGAGACGCAAGCGGTCGACGGCACGATCACCAAGGAATCGCAGATGCGGGGCACGGATCTGTCGAACACCTCGCGCTTCCAGACGTCCTTCGGCGACATCTCCCTGCAATACGGCCTGTCCTATCTCCACGAGGAGACGCGGCCGCTGGATGTCGGGGGAAATGTCGCGCCGCGGAACGGCGAGCGTTGGGAGGCCTCGGCCTTCACCAATGCGGGCTGGCAGGCGCTCGACTGGCTCAAGCTCGACGGCGGCCTGCGCTACCATCGCTTCGAATCCCGCAACAATGCTCCGGGAAACACCGACCCGGTCCAGACGGACGATGCGCTCGACTATTCGAGCACCCTGACCGTGACGCCGCTCGAAGGCTGGAACGTCTATGGCAGCTACAAGAACGCCGCGCGCCTGCCGTCCCTGTTCGAATCGGCCGGCGGCTTCGCCACGGTGGTCGATCCGAACTTGCGGCCCGAAACCTCGAAAACCTGGGAATTCGGCACGAACCTCACCCGTGAAGGCGTCTTCGACGGCGATGACAGCCTGCGGCTGAAAGTCGGCTATTTCGACAGCACGATCGACGACTACATCAACCGGACGCGGGTCAACAGCACGACCATGCGGATCCGCAATATCGAGCAGGCGAAGTTCTCGGGCGTCGATCTTTCCGCCCGCTACGAGCGCGGCGGCTTCACCGCCGAGCTGGGCGGCTCCTACTACACCAATGTCGAATATTGCGTGACCGTCGCGACTTGCGCGAATTCCTCGCTTGCGAGCGACTACGCCACGAACTACGTTCCCCCGGAATACCAGGTGAACCTGACGCTGACGCAGACCCTGCTGGACGAGCGGCTTTCGCTGAGCAGCCGGTTTTCCCATATCGGGCCGCGCGCCGCCGGCGCCCAGGCTCCGGGGCAGGGCGGCGCCAGCCTCATCGCGCAGATTCCGTGGAAGCCCTATACCATCGTCGACGTATGGGCGTCCTACAAGCTGACCGACTATGCGACGCTCAGCCTTGCGGTCGAGAACCTCACGGACGTCTATTATGTCGAGCCGCTGAGCCTGACGCGGGTTCCCTCGCCGGGACGGACGATCCGCGTCAGCCTGACGACCGATCTTTCCGCATCCTCCCTCGAAGGCGCGCTCGGCCTCGACGATGCCGACACCTATGACTGGACCGGTTTCCATGCCGGCCTTCATGCCGGCACGGGGCTGACCAGCTTCCAGATGGCCGATTTCTCCCAGAACGGCATGAACCCGCAGAATTACAGCTTCGGGGACACGTCCGGCTACGCCGCCGGTTTCCAGATGGGCTACGACTACCAGCTCGCCAACAATGTCGTCCTCGGCGTCGGCGGCGAGTTCTCGTGGTCGAACACCCACAAGGACATGGTCATCACCGGAATACAGGGTGGAGAGGTCGATACCAACTGGTTCGCCGGCGTGCATGGGCGCATCGGCTATGCCATCGGCGACATCCTGATCTTCGGCAAGGCGGGCTATGCCGTGGCGGACATGGATGGCAAATACAAGCGCGCCCGGCGCATCGCCGGCCAGCTCGTCTGGTCCGAGGCCTCCGACAACAGCCGCTTCTCCGGCTGGACGGCGGGCGGCGGCATCGAATATGCCCTCTCCGACAAGGTCACCGTCACGGGCGAATACAGCTTCGCCAACCTGTCGCATGGCAGCTTCGAGACGCCGGAGCTCAACGGCATCGCCTATCGATGGAAGGGCAAGCCCCGCATGGACCAGATCAAGCTGGGCGTGAACTACCGGTTCTAG